From the genome of Pseudomonas helvetica:
CCGTGCAAACGGCGGAACGGGCGAACTTCATTCAGCGCTTCGGTCAGCTCTTCGGCAGACAGACGCACCAGGGTGACGTTATCCACAGCGTTTTCACTGAGGTTGCTCAGCGCCGCATTCACCGAGGTCTTGCTGATTTCGGTGGCCAGCACTTTGCGCACGCGGGTCGCCAGCGGCAGGGTGAAGTTGCCGTTACCGCAATACAACTCCAGCAAATCGTCGCAACGATCACCCAGAGCGTCGTAAGCCCAGTTGAGCATCTTCTGGTTCACCGTACCGTTCGGCTGGGTGAACGCGCCTTCCGGTTGGCGATAGCTGAAGGTGCGACCACCGACTTCAAGTTTCTCGACCACATAATCATGGCCGATCACTTCGCGTTTGCCCTTGGAGCGACCGATTACGCTGACGTTGAGGTCGGCGGCCAGTTTCGACGCGGCCGCGTGCCAATGCTCGTCCAGCGGGCGGTGATAACACAAGGTGATCATCGCATCGCCGGCCAGGGTGGTCAGGAACTCCACCTGAAACAGCTTGTGGCTCAGGGCGGCGCTGGCTTGCCAGGCGGCCTTGAGCTGCGGCATCAACTGGTTGATGCGCAGGCTTGCGATCGGGAACTCTTCGATCAGGATCGGCGTGCGTTTGTCTTCCTGGGAGAACATCGCGTAATGACGCTCGCCGGCTTCGCGCCACAAGCGGAATTCGGCGCGCAGGCGAAAGTTCGCCAGCGGCGAGTCGAACACCGCAGGTTCTGGTGCATCGAACGGCGCCAGCAGGTCACGCAGGCGCGTGGCCTTTTCTTCGAGCTGAGTGGTGTAAGCCTGGGAATCGAAAGTCATGCGTTGAACCAACCCAACTTGATCACGAACAGAATCGACAGAACCACCAACGCCGAGTTCAGCTCACGGCCACGGCCGGACAGCAACTTGATAGCGGTCCAGGAAATGAACCCGA
Proteins encoded in this window:
- the trmA gene encoding tRNA (uridine(54)-C5)-methyltransferase TrmA; its protein translation is MTFDSQAYTTQLEEKATRLRDLLAPFDAPEPAVFDSPLANFRLRAEFRLWREAGERHYAMFSQEDKRTPILIEEFPIASLRINQLMPQLKAAWQASAALSHKLFQVEFLTTLAGDAMITLCYHRPLDEHWHAAASKLAADLNVSVIGRSKGKREVIGHDYVVEKLEVGGRTFSYRQPEGAFTQPNGTVNQKMLNWAYDALGDRCDDLLELYCGNGNFTLPLATRVRKVLATEISKTSVNAALSNLSENAVDNVTLVRLSAEELTEALNEVRPFRRLHGIDLKSYEFGSVFVDPPRAGMDPDTCELTRRFENILYISCNPETLAANIAQLHDTHRITRCAMFDQFPWTHHMESGVLLTRR